In Nocardioides bizhenqiangii, the DNA window ACCTCGGTGGTGACCCCGCACGCCGCGAAGGTCATCGCGGGCCAGGGGATCGACGGCTACCGGCAGGCTCTCGAATTCATCGCTGCGGAGAGCGGAGACTAGACTTCCCCGCTGGCCCGACGTGGCCACACCGACCCTTGTTGGAATTGACATCTGCATCGAAGAAGGCTGGCGCATGGCAACGACGAACGACCTGAAGAACGGCATGGTTCTCAAGCTGGAAAACCAGCTCTGGCAGGTGGTCGAGTTCCAGCACGTGAAGCCAGGCAAGGGCCCCGCCTTCGTGCGGACCAAGCTCAAGCACGTCGAGTCGGGCAAGAACGTCGACAAGACCTTCAACGCCGGCACCAAGGTCGAGACCGCCACGGTCGACCGCCGCACGATGCAGTACCTCTACAACGACGGCACCAACTACGTCTTCATGGACACCGGCACCTACGACCAGATCGAGGTCGACCCGGACATCGTGGGCTCCGCCAAGAACTTCCTGCTCGAGAACATGGAGGCGATCGTCGCCACCAACGAGGGCCGGGTGCTGTTCATCGAGCTCCCCGCCTCGGTCGAGCTGACCATCACCTACACCGAGCCCGGCGTCGTCGGCGACTCCGCGACCGGCCGCACCAAGCCCGCCACCCTCGAGACCGGCGCCGAGATCCAGGTCCCGCTGTTCATCGAGCAGGGCGAGAAAATCAAGGTCGACACCCGCGAGGGTGGCTCGTACCTCAGCCGCGTGAAGTCGTGAGCTCCGGGGGAGCGCGCTCGAAGGCCCGGAAGCGGGCCCTTGACCTGTTGTTCGCCGCCGACCTGCGGCGGGAGTCGGCCGGCGACACGCTGGACCGGTCGATCGGCGAGGGCGCGTCGCCGACCAACCCCTACACCGAGACCCTGGTGCGCGGCGTCGTCGAGCATCTGGCCCGGATCGACGAGGTGCTCGCCACCTACGCCCAGGGCTGGACGCTCGACCGGATGCCGGCCGTCGACCGCAACGTGCTGCGCATCGGCGTCTACGAGATGCTCTACGTCGACGACGTCCCCGACGCGGTCGCCGTCACCGAGGCGATGGCCCTGGTGCGGGACCTCTCCACCGACGAGTCCCCGTCGTTCGTCAACGGCGTGCTCGGCGCGATCCTGAAGTCCAAGCCGACGCTGGCTGTCTGAATGCGCGAGCGTGTCGCCCACGGTGCGGCGCCGCCCGGACCATCGCTTCGCTCTGCCCAGGGTCACCGCACCGTGCGGGCTTCGCCCGCGGGCGCCAGCTGCCGCGCCGCGGTTGACGCGAGCGGGGGTTGCGGCGCTCTGGCGGCATTCGGTTCCGTCGCGACCAATGGCGTGCCAGGGTTGTCGCTATGAGCGAGAGCATCGACGCCGCCGTCATCGGTCTCGGCCCGGGAGGGGAGCACGTCGCGGCCCAGCTCGCGCAGGCCGGCCTCTCCGTGCTGGGCGTGGAGAAGCACCTGGTGGGCGGTGAGTGTCCCTACTACGGGTGCATCCCCTCGAAGATGATGATCCGCGCGGCCGGCGCGCTCGCCGAGGCACGACGGGTGCCGACGCTGGGTGGATCGGTCGAGGTGACACCCGACTGGACGACGGTCGCGAAGCGGATCTCCGACGAGGCCACCGACGCCTGGAACGACCAGGTCGCGGTCGACCGGCTGATCGACAACGGCGCCACGTTCGCCCGGGGCCACGGCCGGCTGGCCGGTCCGGGCAAGGTCGTCGTCGAGACCGCCGACGGCACGCAGGAGTACGACGTGCAGCGTGCGGTCGTGCTCAACGTCGGCACGGAGCCCGCGATCCCGCCCGTCCCCGGGCTGGCCGAGACGCCGTACTGGACCAACCGCGACGCGGTCCAGGTCAAGAACCTCCCGGAGAGCATGATCGTGCTCGGGGGCGGCGCGATCGGCTGTGAGATCGCGCAGGCGTTCGCCCGGTTCGGGGTGGACGTCACCATCCTGGAGGTCGCGGACCGGATCCTCGGTCCCGAGGAGCCGGAGGCGAGCGAGGTCGTCGCCGGGGCGATGGCCGACGAGGGCATCGACGTGCGCGTCGGTGTCGACATCACCCGGATCGACCACACCGCCGGGCCCGGCTTCACCGTCTCCCTCGGCGGCGGCAGCGTGCTGTCCGCCGGGGCGCTGCTCGTCGCCGCCGGTCGCCGTACCAACCTCTCCGACCTCGGCCTCGACACGGTGGGTCTCGACCCGTCTTCACGGTTCCTCGACACCGACGAGCAGGTGCGGGCCGGGGACCAGCTGTGGGCCGTTGGCGACATCACCGGCAAGGGCCAGTTCACGCACATGTCGATGTACCAGGCCGAGGTCGCGGTGCGGTCGATCCTCGGCAAGGACGGGCCGTGGGCCGACTACACGGCGGTCAGCCGGGCGACCTTCACCGACCCCGAGGTCGGATCGGTCGGCCTCACCGAGAAGCAGGCGCGTGACGCCGGCATCCGGGTCACCACCGGGAGCTACTCGCTGCCGAGCTCGAGCCGCGGCTGGATGCACAAGACCGGCAACCACGGGGTCATCAAGGTCGTCGCCGACGCCGACCGCGGTGTCCTGGTCGGGGGTACGACGGTCGGGCCGTCCGGCGGCGAGATGATCGGCCTGATCGCCGCGGCCGTGCACGCCGGGACGCCGGTGGCGAAGCTCCGCACCATGCACTACGCCTACCCGACCTTCCACCGGGCGATCGAGAACGCCATCAACGAGCTGGAGGTCTGACCCGCGTCCCCAGGTGCCTGTTTGAGGGACCGCCGAGCGGGTTAGGGTCACCCCAACCGTTCGGCCTCATCTCGGGGGTAACCGTGAGCCATTCCTCAGCCGATCCCGGCACCAGTGAGAACACGTCGGACCGTCTCTTCACCGCCGACGAGCTCGAGGCGTTCGCGCAGCGGCAGGTCGAGGCCGCGCGCAACGGCGCCCACGTCGACCCGCTGAGCGATCCGATCGACGCCGACCCGCTCGCCGCCAGCACCCTCCCGCGTGGCCCGATGCCGTCCGGGCCACCGCCGCTGGGCCCGCCGCCGTTGCCACCGCCGCCGAGTCAGACGTCGAGTCAGCCTCCGGCGCCACCGGTCGGCGCACCACCGGCCGCAGCGCGCACGCCGGCGGCGCCGCCTCCCGCCGAGCCGCGGCGGTTCATGACCGCGACCGACTTCCTCGACCGACGCGACCACGACGCACACCAAGGGCCCGCGACCTGGGGCTGGCGGGGCCGTGTCCGCCGCGTCAGCGGCGGCCTGATCAAGCCCAAGATGGGCGCGAAGGAGCAGGCCTACCACGGGGACCGGCAGGCGATCCAGAAGGACTTCGCCGGGCCCCGCACGATCGCGTTCATCAACCCCAAGGGCGGCGCCGCCAAGACCACCGGGGTGCTCGCCGCCGGCTACACCTTCGGCACCGTCCGCGGCGGCGGAGTGGTCGCCTGGGACAACAACGAGACCCGCGGCACGCTCGGGATCCGCGGCCAGCGCGGCAGCCACCGCAACACCACCCGAGAGCTGCTCGAGGACCTCGGCAGGTTCAAGGACGTCTACCAGTCGCGGATCGGCGACCTGGGCGCCTTCGTCCGCTCCCAGGGCGACGCCCACTTCGACGTGCTGGCCTCGGACGAGCGGCCCGATGTCACAGGGATCATCCACGCGACCGACTTCGCCGACGTCCATGCCCTGCTCCAGCGCTTCTACCGCGTCATCCTGATCGACACCGGCAACAACATGCGCGCCGAGAACTGGCTCGCGGCGGCAGACGCCGCCGACCTCCTCGTGGTCACCAGCACGGTCCGCGAGGACACTGGCTACAGCGGGCTGTGGATGCTCGACGCCCTCCAAGACGCCGGCTACGCCAACCTGAAGCACAAGACGATCACCGTGCTGTCCGACCCCAGCGAGAAGGTGGACACGCGGCTGGCGAGCGACCTCGTGCAGGTCTACGAGCAGCGCACCCGCGGCGTGCACCGGGTGCCCTACGACCCGGCGCTGGTGTCGGGCTCGGTGGTGCCCTACCACCTGCTCAGCGAGGCGACGAAGCGGTCCTGGCTGTCCGCGTGCGCGGCGATGGCACAGGCGCTCTGACAGTGGATCCTGCGGACCGGGCAGACCGGGCTAGAGGACGGCCCCGGGGTTGAGGATCCCGTCGGGGTCCAGGGCGTCCTTGATCCTCCGGTTCAGCGCCATCACCTCGGCGCCGAGCTGGTCGGGCAGTGCTGCCTTCTTGGCCCGCCCCACGCCGTGCTCGCCGGTGATCGTGCCGCCGAGCTCGATGGCAAGCGCCATCACCTCGTCGAACGCCCGGCGGGCGCCGGCCACCGCCTCCGGACGGCCCGCGTCGTAGACCACGATCGGGTGCGTGTTGCCGTCGCCGGCGTGCGCGACCAGGGCGATCTCGACCTCGCAGCGGGAGGCGATGGCGGTGATGCCGGCCACCAGGTCCGGCAGGACCGGCACCGGCACCCCGACGTCCTCGAACAGCACGCTCCCGCGCTGCTCGAGCGCCAGGAACGCGTTGCGGCGGGCCGCGACGAACATCGCGGCCTCGTCCGGGTCGCTGGTTGTGAAGACCGCGCTCGCGTCCTCCTTCTCGCAGCACTCGCGGATCAGGTCGATCTCCGTCTCGCAGGCGGCACCGGTCGCGTCGGACTGCGCGAGCAGGAGCGCCCCGGTCGACCGGTCGAGGCCGTGCGAGCGCCAGTCCTCGACCGCGTTGATGGCGGTGTTGTCCATCAGCTCCAGCATCGAGCAGCGCACCCGGCCGCGGATCGCGACCACGGCACGCGACGCAGCCGTCACGGTCGAGAAGGCGGCGACGAGGGTCGCGCCGGCAGTCTGGGCGGGGATCAGCCTCAGGATCGCCCGGGTGATG includes these proteins:
- the efp gene encoding elongation factor P, coding for MATTNDLKNGMVLKLENQLWQVVEFQHVKPGKGPAFVRTKLKHVESGKNVDKTFNAGTKVETATVDRRTMQYLYNDGTNYVFMDTGTYDQIEVDPDIVGSAKNFLLENMEAIVATNEGRVLFIELPASVELTITYTEPGVVGDSATGRTKPATLETGAEIQVPLFIEQGEKIKVDTREGGSYLSRVKS
- the nusB gene encoding transcription antitermination factor NusB yields the protein MSSGGARSKARKRALDLLFAADLRRESAGDTLDRSIGEGASPTNPYTETLVRGVVEHLARIDEVLATYAQGWTLDRMPAVDRNVLRIGVYEMLYVDDVPDAVAVTEAMALVRDLSTDESPSFVNGVLGAILKSKPTLAV
- a CDS encoding dihydrolipoyl dehydrogenase family protein — protein: MSESIDAAVIGLGPGGEHVAAQLAQAGLSVLGVEKHLVGGECPYYGCIPSKMMIRAAGALAEARRVPTLGGSVEVTPDWTTVAKRISDEATDAWNDQVAVDRLIDNGATFARGHGRLAGPGKVVVETADGTQEYDVQRAVVLNVGTEPAIPPVPGLAETPYWTNRDAVQVKNLPESMIVLGGGAIGCEIAQAFARFGVDVTILEVADRILGPEEPEASEVVAGAMADEGIDVRVGVDITRIDHTAGPGFTVSLGGGSVLSAGALLVAAGRRTNLSDLGLDTVGLDPSSRFLDTDEQVRAGDQLWAVGDITGKGQFTHMSMYQAEVAVRSILGKDGPWADYTAVSRATFTDPEVGSVGLTEKQARDAGIRVTTGSYSLPSSSRGWMHKTGNHGVIKVVADADRGVLVGGTTVGPSGGEMIGLIAAAVHAGTPVAKLRTMHYAYPTFHRAIENAINELEV
- a CDS encoding MinD/ParA family ATP-binding protein, coding for MSHSSADPGTSENTSDRLFTADELEAFAQRQVEAARNGAHVDPLSDPIDADPLAASTLPRGPMPSGPPPLGPPPLPPPPSQTSSQPPAPPVGAPPAAARTPAAPPPAEPRRFMTATDFLDRRDHDAHQGPATWGWRGRVRRVSGGLIKPKMGAKEQAYHGDRQAIQKDFAGPRTIAFINPKGGAAKTTGVLAAGYTFGTVRGGGVVAWDNNETRGTLGIRGQRGSHRNTTRELLEDLGRFKDVYQSRIGDLGAFVRSQGDAHFDVLASDERPDVTGIIHATDFADVHALLQRFYRVILIDTGNNMRAENWLAAADAADLLVVTSTVREDTGYSGLWMLDALQDAGYANLKHKTITVLSDPSEKVDTRLASDLVQVYEQRTRGVHRVPYDPALVSGSVVPYHLLSEATKRSWLSACAAMAQAL
- a CDS encoding FAD-binding oxidoreductase — protein: MHAVLAQLVADLPDGVVVTGAAEIDKYREDFARDGSAGTPIAVVRAETAEQVQQAVRWAAEHRVPVVPRGAGTGLSGGSSAVDGGITISLDRMRAIEVDTACQVAIVEPGALNVEVKAAAAKHGLWYPPDPSSFEICSIGGNLATNAGGLCCVKYGVTTDYVLGMDVVLADGTLVRLGGKQIKDVAGLSLLKLFVGSEGTLGIITRAILRLIPAQTAGATLVAAFSTVTAASRAVVAIRGRVRCSMLELMDNTAINAVEDWRSHGLDRSTGALLLAQSDATGAACETEIDLIRECCEKEDASAVFTTSDPDEAAMFVAARRNAFLALEQRGSVLFEDVGVPVPVLPDLVAGITAIASRCEVEIALVAHAGDGNTHPIVVYDAGRPEAVAGARRAFDEVMALAIELGGTITGEHGVGRAKKAALPDQLGAEVMALNRRIKDALDPDGILNPGAVL